The following proteins are co-located in the Micromonospora coriariae genome:
- the thiE gene encoding thiamine phosphate synthase: MPSLGRLHLITDTRPGRDPLTVVRAALTAARADLVVQVRVEDSATDREAYDLARRVLALCMPYGSTCLVNDRLHVALAVGAAGGHVGADDLPVAAGRRVLGPDGVLGATARAPETAIEAVAAGASYLGVGPCHTTSTKSGLPDPIGPAGVRAVSDAVDVPVVAIGGVTAARVPALRAAGAYGVAVVGAVSGAADPARATAELLGALTC, encoded by the coding sequence GTGCCGTCCCTTGGGCGACTGCATCTGATCACCGACACCCGACCCGGACGGGATCCACTCACCGTGGTCCGGGCCGCCCTCACCGCGGCCCGCGCCGACCTGGTGGTGCAGGTCCGGGTCGAGGACTCCGCCACCGACCGTGAGGCGTACGACCTGGCCCGGCGGGTGCTCGCGCTCTGCATGCCGTACGGGTCGACCTGCCTGGTCAACGACCGGTTGCACGTGGCGCTGGCGGTGGGCGCCGCCGGTGGACACGTCGGTGCCGACGACCTGCCGGTCGCCGCCGGCCGCCGGGTGCTCGGCCCCGACGGCGTGCTCGGGGCCACCGCCCGGGCACCGGAGACGGCGATCGAGGCCGTCGCCGCGGGGGCCAGCTACCTGGGCGTCGGGCCGTGCCACACCACCAGCACCAAATCCGGGCTGCCGGACCCGATCGGCCCGGCGGGGGTACGCGCGGTCAGCGACGCCGTCGACGTACCGGTCGTCGCGATCGGTGGGGTGACCGCCGCCCGGGTGCCGGCGCTGCGGGCCGCCGGGGCGTACGGGGTGGCGGTGGTGGGCGCGGTATCGGGCGCCGCCGACCCGGCCCGGGCCACCGCCGAGCTGCTCGGGGCGCTGACGTGTTAA
- the thiO gene encoding glycine oxidase ThiO: protein MLTGGPSSTESVNKGPFLADVAVVGAGPIGLAIAWRCAARGLRVVVHDPAPGSGASAVAAGMLSPVAEAYFGERQLTGLLLASAARWPAFADELTEASGVELGYRTEGTLLVGLTADDLAEARRLWAYQQGLGLPVTPLRPTELRDREPALAPRVRGGALASTDHQVDPRLLVPALRTAAQRAGAVLAPQAVRSLSDVDARVTVVAAGCGAAALTGLPVRPVKGQILRLRAPGGAAPGFRHVIRGYADGEQVYLVPRADGEVVLGATVEERSDTTVTAGAVLRLLRAGVDLLPELAEYDLVETVAGLRPGTPDNAPILGPLPARPDVLAATGHHRHGIVLTPITADLIADLVTTGVADPLLTPFHPGRFAAAGPDPTNAAGRLAGPGAADVGAPDRTTEEDLWS, encoded by the coding sequence GTGTTAACAGGGGGCCCTTCCTCTACAGAATCCGTTAACAAGGGGCCCTTCCTTGCGGACGTGGCGGTGGTGGGGGCGGGGCCGATCGGGTTGGCGATCGCCTGGCGGTGCGCCGCCCGGGGGCTTCGGGTGGTGGTGCACGACCCGGCCCCCGGTTCGGGGGCGTCGGCGGTGGCCGCCGGAATGCTCTCTCCGGTGGCCGAGGCGTACTTCGGTGAGCGGCAGCTGACCGGGTTGCTGCTGGCGTCCGCCGCCCGCTGGCCGGCGTTCGCGGACGAGCTGACCGAGGCGAGCGGCGTCGAGCTGGGCTACCGGACCGAGGGCACCCTGCTGGTGGGGCTGACCGCGGACGACCTGGCCGAGGCGCGCCGGCTCTGGGCGTACCAGCAGGGGCTAGGTTTGCCGGTCACCCCGCTGCGCCCCACCGAGCTGCGCGACCGCGAGCCGGCGCTCGCGCCGCGGGTGCGCGGCGGGGCACTCGCGTCCACCGACCACCAGGTCGACCCGCGGTTGCTGGTGCCGGCGCTGCGCACGGCCGCGCAGCGGGCCGGCGCGGTGCTCGCGCCGCAGGCGGTCCGTTCTCTCTCCGACGTGGACGCCCGGGTCACCGTGGTCGCCGCCGGCTGCGGCGCCGCCGCCCTCACCGGCCTGCCCGTCCGGCCGGTGAAGGGCCAGATCCTCCGGCTGCGCGCGCCCGGCGGCGCGGCGCCGGGCTTCCGGCACGTGATCCGGGGGTACGCCGACGGCGAGCAGGTCTATCTGGTGCCCCGCGCCGACGGCGAGGTGGTGCTCGGCGCGACGGTCGAGGAGCGGTCGGACACCACGGTCACCGCCGGTGCGGTGCTGCGCCTGCTCCGTGCCGGCGTCGACCTGCTCCCGGAGCTGGCCGAGTACGACCTGGTCGAGACGGTCGCCGGGCTGCGCCCGGGCACCCCGGACAACGCACCGATCCTCGGGCCGCTGCCCGCCCGGCCGGACGTGCTGGCCGCCACCGGGCACCACCGGCACGGCATCGTGCTCACCCCGATCACCGCCGACCTGATCGCCGACCTGGTCACCACCGGTGTGGCCGACCCGCTGCTCACGCCCTTTCATCCGGGCCGGTTCGCCGCCGCCGGCCCGGATCCCACCAACGCGGCCGGTCGGTTGGCCGGGCCCGGTGCGGCCGATGTCGGTGCACCTGATCGGACGACGGAGGAGGACCTGTGGAGTTGA
- the thiS gene encoding sulfur carrier protein ThiS encodes MELTVNGSGRSVPGGASVADLVSDIVPQQRGVAVAVNGEVVPRAGWPTTALRDGDRVELLTAAQGG; translated from the coding sequence GTGGAGTTGACTGTGAACGGGAGCGGGCGCAGCGTCCCCGGTGGCGCCTCGGTGGCCGATCTGGTCAGCGATATCGTGCCGCAGCAGCGCGGGGTGGCGGTCGCGGTCAACGGCGAGGTGGTGCCCCGGGCCGGCTGGCCGACCACTGCGCTGCGCGACGGTGATCGCGTCGAGTTGCTCACCGCCGCGCAGGGCGGGTGA
- a CDS encoding thiazole synthase — MTAVPFELGGATFTSRLILGTGGAANLHVLERAIRASGTELVTLALRRVDTAPGSAGGLLELLDRCGVRLLPNTAGCHTATEAVKVARLARDAFDTDWIKLEVIGDERTLLPDGVELLRAAEELVADGFTVLPYTSDDPVLARRLADVGCAAVMPAGAPIGSGLGIGNPHHIRLIRQGVDVPVILDAGIGTASDAVLAMELGCDAVLLASAVTRAADPVAMATAMRYAVEAGRLAAGAGRIARRFHALPSTPDEGRPDL, encoded by the coding sequence GTGACGGCCGTGCCGTTCGAGCTGGGCGGGGCGACGTTCACCTCGCGGCTGATCCTCGGCACCGGCGGCGCCGCGAACCTGCACGTGCTGGAGCGGGCGATCCGGGCGTCCGGCACCGAGCTGGTCACTCTGGCGCTGCGCCGGGTGGACACCGCGCCGGGCTCGGCCGGTGGGCTGCTGGAGCTGCTGGACCGGTGCGGGGTAAGGCTGCTGCCGAACACCGCCGGCTGCCACACCGCGACCGAGGCCGTGAAGGTGGCCCGGCTGGCCAGGGACGCGTTCGACACCGACTGGATCAAGCTGGAGGTGATCGGTGACGAGCGGACCCTGCTGCCCGACGGGGTCGAGCTGCTCCGTGCCGCCGAGGAACTGGTCGCCGACGGCTTCACCGTGCTGCCGTACACCAGCGACGACCCGGTGCTCGCCCGCCGGCTGGCCGACGTGGGCTGCGCCGCGGTGATGCCGGCCGGCGCGCCGATCGGCTCGGGACTCGGCATCGGCAACCCGCACCACATCCGGCTGATCCGGCAGGGCGTGGACGTGCCGGTGATCCTGGACGCCGGCATCGGCACCGCGTCCGACGCGGTCCTGGCGATGGAGCTGGGCTGCGACGCTGTGCTGCTGGCCAGCGCGGTCACCCGGGCCGCGGACCCGGTCGCGATGGCGACCGCGATGCGGTACGCGGTCGAGGCGGGCCGGCTGGCCGCCGGCGCCGGCCGGATCGCCCGCCGCTTCCACGCCCTCCCGTCCACCCCCGACGAGGGAAGACCCGACCTGTGA